From Tenuifilum sp. 4138str, a single genomic window includes:
- a CDS encoding MerR family transcriptional regulator, with protein MPYKEKKIEKYYYSIGEVAEMLGVNTSLIRFWEKNFDIIKPHKNKKGNRYFTKNDIENLKLIYHLVKEQGMTLEGARKKLSAQKEELTDNYKIVECLTEIKGMLIEIRDLLD; from the coding sequence ATGCCATACAAAGAGAAAAAAATTGAAAAGTACTACTACTCCATTGGCGAAGTGGCCGAGATGTTGGGCGTAAACACCTCGTTAATCCGCTTTTGGGAAAAAAATTTTGATATAATAAAGCCCCATAAGAACAAAAAAGGCAATCGCTACTTTACCAAGAACGATATCGAAAACCTCAAACTGATTTACCATCTGGTTAAAGAACAGGGAATGACCCTTGAAGGTGCCCGTAAAAAGCTTTCGGCTCAAAAGGAGGAACTTACCGATAATTACAAGATTGTGGAGTGCCTTACCGAGATTAAGGGCATGCTCATTGAAATTCGCGATTTGCTCGATTAA
- a CDS encoding LemA family protein, with amino-acid sequence MNISKKWIVAGIVILLVVFIYSSIKGTYNNMVKKDEGVKAQWGNVETAYQRRLDLIPNLVNTVKGYANFEQQTLTQVIEARAKATSVNIKPDNLNEQSLKQFQAAQGELSSALARLMVVVEQYPNLKANEQFVNLQAQLEGTENRIAVERRKFNELVQDYNSYIRQFPKNIWASLFGFEKKGYFEAEAGAEKAPKVDFTN; translated from the coding sequence ATGAACATCAGCAAGAAATGGATTGTGGCAGGTATTGTTATCCTGCTGGTTGTCTTTATTTACAGCTCCATTAAGGGCACATACAACAACATGGTAAAAAAGGATGAGGGTGTAAAAGCGCAGTGGGGCAATGTGGAAACAGCCTACCAGCGCAGGCTCGATCTTATCCCCAACCTGGTAAATACGGTTAAGGGCTATGCCAACTTTGAGCAGCAAACCCTTACCCAGGTAATTGAGGCCAGAGCAAAAGCCACAAGCGTAAACATCAAGCCCGATAACCTGAACGAGCAAAGCTTAAAGCAGTTCCAGGCAGCTCAGGGTGAGTTAAGCAGTGCCTTGGCTCGCTTAATGGTTGTGGTTGAGCAGTACCCTAACCTAAAAGCCAATGAGCAGTTCGTTAACCTGCAAGCTCAGCTTGAAGGCACGGAGAACCGTATTGCCGTTGAGCGTCGTAAGTTTAATGAGTTGGTTCAGGATTACAACTCGTACATCCGCCAGTTCCCCAAAAATATATGGGCTAGCCTGTTTGGCTTTGAGAAGAAGGGTTACTTTGAGGCTGAAGCTGGTGCCGAAAAGGCTCCAAAGGTTGATTTCACCAACTAG
- a CDS encoding zinc ribbon domain-containing protein, giving the protein MAKEKIKPAEQSTELSIEEKLRFLYKLQQVDSKIDKIKLLRGELPLEVQDLEDEIEGLTTRIENYKKEIHDLETQINQKKIEIKDAEALIKKYQEQQKNVRNNREYDSLTKEIEYQTLEIELCNKRIKEYTQQIKDKKQQVEQTEKTVEERTHDLNVKKQELENITQETQKEEDELYRLSEEYALNIEPRLLTAYKRIRGNARNGLAVVTVQRDACGGCFNKIPPQRQLDIKMHKKVIVCEYCGRILVDDSLLE; this is encoded by the coding sequence ATGGCTAAAGAGAAGATCAAACCGGCTGAGCAGAGCACTGAACTGTCCATTGAGGAGAAACTCCGTTTCCTTTATAAGCTCCAGCAGGTAGATTCCAAAATTGATAAGATTAAATTGCTACGCGGGGAGCTTCCCCTTGAGGTTCAGGATCTGGAAGATGAAATTGAAGGTCTTACTACCCGTATCGAAAACTACAAGAAAGAGATACACGATTTGGAAACCCAAATCAACCAGAAAAAAATTGAAATCAAGGATGCCGAGGCTCTTATCAAGAAGTATCAGGAGCAGCAGAAAAACGTTCGCAACAATAGGGAGTACGACTCACTAACCAAGGAGATTGAATACCAAACCCTTGAGATTGAGCTTTGCAACAAGCGCATTAAGGAGTACACCCAGCAGATAAAGGATAAAAAACAACAGGTTGAGCAAACTGAGAAAACCGTTGAGGAGCGTACACACGATTTGAACGTTAAGAAACAGGAACTCGAGAATATCACCCAGGAAACCCAGAAAGAGGAGGATGAACTTTACCGCCTCAGCGAAGAGTATGCCCTGAACATTGAACCCCGATTGCTAACTGCCTACAAGCGCATCAGGGGCAATGCCCGTAATGGTCTTGCTGTGGTTACTGTTCAGCGCGATGCCTGTGGTGGTTGCTTCAATAAAATTCCACCCCAGCGCCAGCTCGACATCAAGATGCATAAGAAGGTAATTGTTTGCGAGTACTGCGGCCGCATTCTGGTTGACGATTCACTGCTCGAATAA
- a CDS encoding TPM domain-containing protein, translating to MKRILYTILSLLALTVPVKAQDIPDPMSPPRLVNDFAGILSADEQNALEQKLRAYNDTTSTQIYVVTVKDLNGYEPSDFAFRLGEKWGVGQKGKNNGIVILIKPKIGNDKGHAFIATGYGMEEVIPDATARQIVDKEMIPYFKENRYYKGIDAAINVIIDLAAGLYTADEYYSGESPWPGIIFIIIFFATIFLSARRGNRLQGGSIGRNLPFWLLMSSMGSGRGSSFGHFSSGSGSFGGFSGGGGGSFGGGGAGGSW from the coding sequence ATGAAGCGAATACTTTATACCATACTCTCGTTGTTGGCTCTTACAGTGCCTGTAAAGGCACAGGATATCCCCGACCCCATGTCGCCACCCCGGCTGGTAAACGATTTTGCCGGTATCCTTTCGGCTGATGAGCAGAACGCCCTTGAGCAGAAGCTGCGGGCCTATAACGACACTACATCAACCCAAATCTATGTGGTAACCGTTAAGGACCTCAACGGTTACGAACCTTCGGATTTTGCTTTTAGACTTGGCGAAAAGTGGGGTGTTGGCCAAAAGGGAAAGAACAACGGAATAGTTATTCTGATTAAACCTAAGATTGGTAACGACAAAGGCCATGCATTCATAGCCACAGGCTATGGCATGGAGGAGGTAATACCCGATGCAACAGCCCGACAGATTGTAGATAAGGAGATGATTCCTTACTTTAAGGAGAACCGTTACTACAAAGGGATTGATGCTGCCATTAACGTGATTATTGATTTGGCAGCGGGGCTTTACACCGCCGATGAGTACTACAGCGGCGAATCGCCTTGGCCTGGCATCATATTCATCATAATCTTTTTTGCTACTATCTTCCTATCGGCACGTAGGGGTAATAGGCTACAGGGTGGCAGTATAGGAAGAAATCTGCCATTTTGGCTGTTGATGAGTAGCATGGGTAGTGGCAGAGGTAGTAGCTTTGGTCACTTCTCGTCGGGGTCAGGTAGTTTTGGCGGATTTAGCGGTGGTGGTGGCGGCAGCTTTGGCGGCGGCGGCGCAGGTGGTAGCTGGTAA
- a CDS encoding M23 family metallopeptidase, translated as MVKHKYKFHPEQLVFVKEKRTLREKILLVAKYIIAVFVIGFISYLVFPIFIDTLEVRKLKRENQELLTNYELITRRIEQLNSVINNLQRRDEGIYRIIFEAEPIPATIREAGIGGVNRYAELEKLSNSKLIIETTKKVDALTKKAYIQSRSFDEITDLAKRKDKMLRSIPAIMPIRDKELTRVASSFGMRIHPFYKVLKMHNGMDFTAPTGTEIFATGDGVVVNVVYAQRGYGNHVIIDHGFGYSTLYAHMSKIAVRKGQRVRRGMVIGYVGNTGTSVAPHLHYEVHRNGQPVNPIHYYFNDLTPEQYEKLVDIASQPTQSFD; from the coding sequence ATGGTAAAGCATAAGTATAAATTTCATCCCGAACAGCTTGTTTTCGTTAAGGAAAAAAGAACCTTAAGGGAAAAAATTTTGCTTGTGGCTAAATACATCATTGCAGTATTTGTAATTGGCTTTATCTCGTATCTGGTCTTCCCAATTTTTATTGATACCCTTGAGGTTAGAAAGTTGAAACGTGAAAACCAGGAACTGCTTACTAACTACGAGCTTATAACCCGTCGCATTGAACAGCTAAACTCCGTAATCAACAATTTACAGCGTCGCGATGAGGGTATTTACCGTATCATTTTTGAGGCTGAACCCATTCCTGCCACAATTCGCGAGGCCGGTATAGGTGGTGTAAACCGTTATGCTGAACTGGAGAAGCTATCCAATAGCAAGCTGATTATTGAAACCACCAAGAAGGTTGATGCCCTAACCAAAAAAGCATACATCCAAAGCCGCTCATTCGATGAGATAACCGATTTGGCTAAACGCAAGGACAAGATGCTGCGCAGCATCCCTGCCATTATGCCTATTCGCGATAAGGAGCTAACCCGTGTGGCCTCATCGTTTGGCATGCGCATTCACCCTTTCTATAAGGTGCTTAAAATGCATAACGGTATGGACTTTACCGCACCTACAGGAACCGAAATATTTGCTACTGGCGATGGGGTAGTGGTTAATGTTGTTTATGCTCAGCGTGGCTATGGCAATCATGTTATTATTGACCATGGCTTTGGTTATTCAACCCTTTACGCTCACATGAGCAAGATTGCCGTACGAAAGGGGCAGCGTGTTAGGCGCGGTATGGTTATTGGATATGTTGGCAACACTGGAACATCGGTGGCTCCCCATTTACATTACGAGGTGCACCGGAATGGCCAGCCCGTTAACCCCATTCACTACTACTTTAACGACTTAACACCCGAACAATACGAGAAACTGGTTGATATTGCCTCGCAACCCACGCAAAGTTTCGATTAG
- a CDS encoding Nif3-like dinuclear metal center hexameric protein has protein sequence MTVREVTSILESFAPLAFQEVYDNSGLIVGDANMEVTGVLLTIDVTPQVVAEAVEGGANLIVAHHPVIFKGLKRITGKSYVEQVVVNAIKNNIAIYAAHTNIDSVQGGVSFKMAEVLGLTSTQVLSPLTGQLVKLVTFVPTEYAEAVRQAMFNAGAGVIGNYDSCSFNIQGQGTFRAGDGTNPFVGEKGKIHFEPEVRVETIVPRHILNAVVKAMVEAHPYEEVAYDVYPLDLPYKKAGLGVVGNLPEPMNTIDFVKHVKQQFRAPSVRYTNPVKEFISRVAICGGSAISLLNDAIAANADVFITADVKYHQFFDAENRIVILDIGHFESEQFTIDIFYDLLSKKISNFAVLKSKVRTNPINYI, from the coding sequence ATGACTGTTAGAGAAGTAACCTCAATCCTGGAATCGTTTGCCCCGCTTGCTTTTCAGGAAGTTTACGATAACTCCGGCCTTATTGTTGGCGATGCTAACATGGAGGTGACTGGTGTTTTGCTTACAATTGATGTTACACCACAAGTAGTTGCTGAGGCTGTTGAAGGAGGGGCAAACCTGATAGTGGCCCATCACCCTGTAATTTTTAAGGGGCTTAAGCGCATAACTGGCAAAAGTTACGTTGAACAGGTTGTGGTTAATGCCATAAAAAACAATATTGCCATTTACGCCGCCCATACAAATATCGACAGCGTGCAGGGTGGTGTTAGCTTTAAAATGGCTGAGGTTTTAGGCTTAACCAGCACTCAGGTGTTAAGCCCGCTTACCGGTCAACTCGTAAAGCTGGTTACCTTTGTTCCTACTGAGTACGCTGAGGCTGTTCGGCAGGCTATGTTCAATGCTGGCGCAGGGGTTATTGGAAACTACGATTCTTGCTCCTTCAACATTCAGGGTCAAGGAACCTTCAGGGCTGGCGATGGCACAAATCCGTTCGTTGGCGAAAAGGGCAAAATCCACTTTGAGCCCGAGGTTAGGGTTGAGACCATTGTGCCCCGTCACATACTCAACGCTGTGGTTAAAGCTATGGTTGAGGCTCATCCCTACGAAGAGGTTGCCTACGATGTTTACCCCCTCGATTTACCCTATAAAAAGGCTGGGTTGGGAGTGGTAGGCAACTTACCTGAGCCAATGAATACTATCGATTTCGTTAAGCATGTTAAGCAACAATTCAGGGCCCCTAGTGTTAGGTACACAAATCCTGTTAAGGAGTTTATTTCCAGGGTTGCCATATGCGGGGGTAGCGCCATTTCGCTTTTGAATGATGCTATTGCTGCCAATGCCGATGTTTTTATTACCGCCGATGTGAAATACCACCAGTTTTTCGATGCTGAAAATCGAATTGTAATCCTTGATATCGGACATTTTGAAAGCGAACAATTTACCATTGATATTTTTTATGATTTACTCTCAAAAAAAATATCTAATTTTGCAGTCTTAAAATCCAAAGTACGAACTAATCCTATTAACTACATATAG
- a CDS encoding TPM domain-containing protein yields MKPKDYFTPAQQGQIVEAIEQAERQTSGEIRVHVEWECKGSPLDRAARIFSMLKMHKTKLRNGVLFYLSLKDHKFAILGDVGINVKVPENFWDTIKEAMLAEFKEGRLTEGLVKGIGMAGEQLSAHFPYDPNTDTNELSDEISFG; encoded by the coding sequence ATGAAACCCAAGGATTACTTCACCCCTGCCCAGCAAGGTCAAATTGTTGAAGCCATTGAGCAAGCCGAAAGGCAAACCTCAGGCGAAATCAGGGTGCACGTGGAGTGGGAATGCAAGGGTAGCCCACTGGATAGGGCTGCCCGTATTTTTTCCATGCTCAAAATGCACAAGACAAAGCTACGCAATGGGGTTCTATTTTACCTATCGCTCAAGGACCACAAGTTTGCCATACTGGGCGATGTGGGCATAAACGTAAAAGTGCCCGAAAACTTTTGGGACACTATAAAGGAAGCCATGCTGGCCGAGTTTAAGGAGGGTCGCCTTACCGAGGGTTTGGTTAAGGGAATTGGAATGGCTGGCGAGCAGCTATCGGCTCACTTCCCGTATGACCCCAACACCGATACCAACGAGCTGAGCGATGAAATATCGTTTGGTTAA
- the cas9 gene encoding type II CRISPR RNA-guided endonuclease Cas9 (Cas9, originally named Csn1, is the large, multifunctional signature protein of type II CRISPR/Cas systems. It is well known even to general audiences because its RNA-guided endonuclease activity has made it a popular tool for custom editing of eukaryotic genomes.), with protein MKRILGLDLGSASIGWALISESENNGNVNREILGLGCRIIPYEGTEGKDFEKGTGESRNSIRTKMRTVRKGYDRYQLRRKYLVQELIKHNMYPTDELKGLPKMQLWELRSKAVSEKVSLPELGRILLWLNQKRGYKSSRSDSNLDKKDTEYVAKVKSRHQLIKEQNLTIGQYFYQQLKNDPFFRVKENVFPREAYIEEFDSICNEQKKHYPDILTDELISKIRDEIIYYQRPLKSQKGLVSVCEFEGFWRKGNDGKEYFVGPKVAPKSSPLFQLAKIWENINNIRIENKQGNNVEITLEQKKALFEHLDNNEKLTPTDIIRILGLKKNECFFNKQLAKGINGNTTKCAILNCFDDVSKYAHLLKFDVEVIETGKQTYLYDNSTGEVINEKTIKYIHPKIEKEPLYVLWHTIYSISDQDECSRVLQAKFNIEKEIADKLSGIDFTKQGFGNKSAKTLRKILPYLMEGDGYSEAMCYAGYNHSNSLTKDENLKRELLDKLKPIPKNSLRQPIVEKILNQMVNVVNAIIDKYGKPDEIRVELARELKQSKDERNETYLNITKRERENEQIAKKLQEFGLRATRNNILKWRLYEEMDNEDKKLNAICIYCGQPISLVEAIKGTDVDIEHIIPKSKLFDDSQSNKTLAHRHCNSGKGDMTAYDFMKSKPTEVFNAYIERVSKLYANKVISKAKRDKLLMTESKIPENFIDRQLRESQYIAKKAREVLLSISHNVWTTSGSVTAELRRLWGWDDVTMNLQFNKYKELGLTSFVEWESEHGKNKHRKEVITGWSKRDDHRHHAVDALVIACTKQGYIQRFNTLNSSKTKQDLIADVEKKSLEFKEKLSLLEKYIISEQPFTVKEVEEKVAEILVSFKAGKKVAVIGKRKVGKKGNKKVVQTGIIIPRGALHEESVYGKVKTVERKPIKYAFENPHLIVLPKIKKLVEERLSKHENVKDAIASLKKEPLYIDKNKQVLLEYASCFSSDYVIKYPVDINFNKVDKVVDGRIKQILQARLNKFNGKPKEAFKDIQRGDKVIKWYEDEGLPIPIKTVRCYTGLSAVVLVKKDENGNNIGYVKPGNNHHIAIYTDSDGNKHEHVCTFWHAVERKKFGLPVIIKNTNEVWDKIQEKPDGTYPEEFLEKLPSPNLTLELSMQQNEMFVLGMTPEEFSDCIVKNDFKAISNKLYRVQKLAEKNYVFRHHLETQLIDDDNSKRSKRYYLIQSLGALFNLNPVKVKIDYIGNITSWNNTDRV; from the coding sequence ATGAAAAGAATTTTAGGACTTGATTTAGGTTCCGCTTCAATTGGCTGGGCGTTAATAAGTGAAAGCGAAAATAATGGTAATGTAAATCGTGAAATTTTGGGTTTAGGTTGTCGCATTATTCCTTACGAAGGAACTGAAGGGAAAGACTTTGAAAAGGGAACGGGTGAAAGTAGAAACTCTATCCGAACAAAAATGCGAACCGTACGCAAGGGTTATGACAGGTATCAACTCCGCAGAAAATACCTTGTCCAAGAGTTGATAAAGCATAATATGTATCCAACGGATGAGCTGAAAGGGCTTCCCAAAATGCAGCTCTGGGAACTAAGGAGTAAAGCAGTAAGCGAAAAGGTATCGCTTCCTGAGTTAGGCAGAATTCTATTGTGGCTGAATCAAAAGCGTGGGTACAAGAGTAGTAGAAGCGACTCTAATTTGGATAAAAAGGATACTGAGTATGTAGCAAAGGTTAAAAGTCGCCATCAGCTGATTAAAGAGCAAAACCTTACCATTGGCCAGTACTTTTACCAGCAATTAAAGAATGACCCGTTTTTTAGAGTTAAAGAGAATGTATTCCCTCGAGAAGCCTATATTGAAGAGTTTGATAGTATTTGCAATGAACAAAAAAAGCATTATCCCGATATTTTAACCGATGAGTTAATCTCAAAAATTCGGGACGAAATAATATATTATCAAAGACCCTTAAAATCCCAGAAAGGTCTTGTGTCGGTATGTGAGTTTGAGGGATTCTGGCGTAAAGGGAACGATGGCAAAGAATACTTTGTTGGTCCAAAGGTTGCTCCCAAAAGTTCACCTCTTTTTCAACTTGCAAAGATTTGGGAGAACATCAATAACATTAGAATTGAAAATAAACAGGGAAATAACGTTGAAATAACCCTTGAACAGAAAAAGGCGCTTTTTGAACATTTAGACAATAATGAAAAACTTACCCCTACTGATATTATAAGGATTCTAGGCTTGAAGAAAAACGAATGTTTTTTCAATAAGCAATTGGCTAAGGGAATTAATGGTAATACAACCAAGTGTGCTATATTAAATTGTTTTGATGATGTTAGTAAGTATGCTCATCTTTTAAAGTTTGATGTTGAGGTTATTGAAACTGGTAAACAAACATACCTTTATGATAATTCCACCGGGGAGGTAATAAACGAGAAAACTATAAAGTACATTCATCCAAAAATAGAGAAAGAGCCACTGTATGTGCTATGGCATACCATATACTCAATATCTGACCAAGATGAATGCAGTAGGGTTTTACAGGCCAAGTTTAACATAGAAAAAGAAATAGCTGATAAGCTCTCAGGTATCGATTTTACAAAACAAGGATTTGGCAATAAATCGGCAAAAACATTAAGAAAAATTTTGCCATACCTAATGGAGGGAGATGGGTATAGCGAAGCCATGTGCTATGCTGGTTATAATCATTCAAATTCCCTTACAAAAGATGAGAATTTAAAAAGAGAGTTACTGGATAAATTAAAGCCTATTCCAAAAAATTCGCTCAGGCAACCCATTGTGGAAAAAATACTGAACCAAATGGTTAATGTTGTCAATGCAATTATTGATAAATACGGGAAACCCGATGAGATTAGGGTTGAATTAGCCAGAGAGCTAAAGCAAAGTAAGGATGAACGTAACGAAACTTATTTGAATATTACAAAGCGGGAAAGGGAGAATGAACAAATAGCTAAGAAACTGCAAGAGTTTGGGCTAAGAGCAACCCGAAACAATATTCTTAAATGGCGTCTTTATGAGGAAATGGACAATGAGGATAAGAAGTTAAACGCAATTTGTATTTACTGTGGCCAACCAATCTCTTTGGTTGAGGCAATTAAGGGCACTGACGTTGATATTGAACATATAATTCCAAAATCCAAACTCTTTGACGATTCACAAAGCAATAAAACCCTTGCACATCGCCACTGCAATTCTGGTAAAGGCGATATGACTGCTTACGATTTTATGAAATCAAAACCCACTGAGGTTTTTAATGCCTACATTGAGAGGGTATCGAAGCTGTACGCAAATAAAGTTATTAGCAAGGCTAAGCGCGACAAACTGCTTATGACCGAAAGCAAAATACCAGAAAACTTTATTGACCGACAGTTAAGGGAAAGCCAGTATATTGCAAAAAAGGCAAGGGAAGTACTTCTATCAATTTCACATAATGTATGGACTACTTCAGGTAGCGTTACTGCTGAACTCAGGAGATTATGGGGTTGGGACGATGTTACTATGAATCTTCAATTTAACAAATATAAGGAGTTAGGCTTGACATCGTTTGTGGAGTGGGAAAGCGAGCATGGCAAGAATAAGCACAGGAAGGAAGTTATTACAGGATGGAGTAAACGCGACGACCATCGGCATCACGCAGTAGATGCACTTGTTATTGCATGCACAAAACAGGGTTATATTCAGCGATTTAACACCCTTAACTCAAGCAAAACAAAACAAGACCTGATAGCCGATGTTGAGAAAAAATCTTTAGAATTTAAAGAAAAGCTCTCGCTCCTTGAAAAATATATAATTAGCGAACAGCCCTTTACAGTTAAGGAGGTTGAGGAAAAAGTTGCAGAAATTTTGGTATCGTTTAAGGCAGGCAAAAAGGTTGCGGTTATTGGTAAAAGGAAGGTCGGGAAAAAGGGTAATAAAAAGGTTGTTCAAACAGGCATTATTATTCCAAGAGGAGCATTACACGAAGAGAGTGTGTATGGGAAGGTTAAGACTGTTGAACGCAAGCCAATTAAGTACGCGTTTGAAAACCCCCATTTAATTGTGCTTCCAAAAATAAAAAAACTAGTTGAGGAACGTCTTTCAAAACATGAAAACGTAAAGGATGCCATTGCCTCGTTGAAAAAAGAGCCTTTGTATATTGATAAAAATAAACAGGTTTTGCTTGAATACGCTTCATGCTTTAGCAGCGACTATGTGATAAAATATCCGGTTGATATAAATTTCAATAAGGTTGATAAAGTTGTTGATGGGAGGATTAAACAGATACTGCAAGCAAGGCTTAACAAATTTAATGGTAAACCGAAAGAGGCTTTTAAGGACATACAGCGTGGCGATAAGGTGATTAAATGGTATGAGGATGAAGGCCTACCAATACCAATCAAGACAGTTCGATGCTATACGGGTCTCTCGGCGGTAGTTCTTGTAAAAAAGGATGAGAATGGCAACAACATTGGTTACGTAAAGCCCGGAAACAATCATCACATTGCAATATATACCGATTCCGATGGTAACAAGCATGAACACGTATGCACATTCTGGCATGCCGTTGAGCGAAAGAAATTCGGGTTGCCTGTAATTATCAAAAATACAAATGAGGTTTGGGATAAAATCCAGGAAAAACCTGATGGAACTTACCCCGAAGAGTTCCTTGAAAAACTACCATCGCCTAACCTGACCCTGGAGTTGAGCATGCAGCAGAATGAGATGTTTGTCCTTGGAATGACTCCTGAGGAATTCTCTGACTGTATAGTTAAAAATGATTTTAAAGCAATAAGCAATAAATTATATAGAGTACAGAAACTTGCAGAGAAAAATTACGTGTTTAGGCATCATTTAGAAACACAGCTAATAGACGACGACAACTCAAAAAGAAGTAAAAGATACTATTTAATTCAGAGTTTAGGGGCTTTGTTCAATTTGAATCCAGTAAAAGTTAAAATTGATTATATTGGAAATATTACCTCTTGGAATAACACTGACAGGGTTTAA